One genomic segment of Arcobacter lacus includes these proteins:
- a CDS encoding cation diffusion facilitator family transporter, with protein MSPQKKATAVSSSVAAVLTLLKLILGIASGSVAVLASAIDSVLDMFVSIFNYFAISKSEKPADERFNYGRGKIEALASVIEGTIISISGLFLLYQAFLKAYTGETSSYLGISILVMIISLSITIILVLYLNYIAKKTNSMVIKADALHYKTDVFSTLAVLISLLLVYFTGYEIIDALIGAGIAIYIIFSAYKLIYDGVMVLLDSAVDEKVVQEIITIIKENKKVHSFHLLKTREAANQTFVEVHLVFDSLISLLEAHKVSDSIESKIRKLDKKRDWNITIHLDPYDDLKVDKFIINN; from the coding sequence ATGTCTCCACAAAAAAAGGCTACTGCTGTTTCATCTAGTGTTGCAGCAGTTCTTACTCTACTCAAACTTATACTTGGAATTGCAAGTGGATCTGTTGCTGTTTTAGCTTCAGCAATAGATTCTGTTTTAGATATGTTTGTATCTATTTTTAACTATTTTGCAATTTCAAAGTCTGAAAAACCTGCTGATGAACGATTTAATTATGGAAGAGGAAAAATTGAAGCTTTAGCTTCTGTAATTGAAGGAACGATTATTTCTATTTCAGGATTGTTTCTTCTTTATCAAGCATTTCTAAAAGCATATACAGGGGAAACTTCTTCTTATTTAGGTATTTCTATTTTAGTGATGATTATCTCTTTATCTATTACAATTATTTTAGTTTTATATCTAAATTATATTGCAAAAAAGACAAATAGTATGGTTATAAAAGCAGATGCATTGCATTATAAAACTGATGTTTTTAGTACTTTAGCAGTTTTAATTTCTCTTTTACTTGTTTATTTTACAGGTTATGAAATTATTGATGCACTTATTGGTGCAGGAATTGCTATATACATAATCTTTTCTGCTTATAAATTAATCTATGATGGAGTTATGGTTTTACTTGACAGTGCAGTTGATGAAAAAGTTGTACAAGAAATAATAACAATAATAAAAGAAAATAAAAAAGTTCATAGTTTCCATTTATTAAAAACAAGAGAAGCTGCAAATCAAACTTTTGTTGAAGTGCATTTAGTTTTTGATAGTTTAATTTCTTTATTAGAGGCTCATAAAGTTAGTGATTCAATAGAATCAAAAATAAGAAAGCTAGATAAAAAAAGAGATTGGAATATTACTATTCATCTTGATCCTTATGATGATTTAAAAGTAGATAAATTTATTATTAATAACTAA
- a CDS encoding class I SAM-dependent methyltransferase, with translation MKIENLKKLIQNNLENKTFEIKRVFHGRGNFYEDFNYLTVDSLNEILFATFFEESSDENEIIKALKDIANAYNYKTFIVQKKYKKDELNEAIIGEIPPFYIVVENGLKYKINFFNKNIGIFLDMKIGREYISSICNDKNILNLFSYTCAFCVVAINAKAKQVVNVDMAKGALTTGRENHHLNNLDTKKVKFMPYDILKSWNRIKKEGPYDIIIIDPPSFQKGSFAATKDYEKIIKKLPELASENCIVLSCLNAPELDSDFIKQKFEEFAPTFKFEKRLENLKEFITNNEEKSLKNLIFKKQNSN, from the coding sequence ATGAAAATAGAAAACTTAAAAAAACTTATACAAAATAATCTCGAAAATAAAACATTTGAAATCAAAAGAGTTTTTCACGGACGTGGCAATTTTTACGAAGATTTTAATTATTTAACAGTTGATAGTTTAAATGAGATTTTATTTGCTACCTTTTTTGAAGAAAGTAGCGATGAAAATGAAATCATAAAAGCTTTAAAAGATATTGCAAATGCTTATAACTATAAAACATTTATTGTGCAAAAAAAATATAAAAAAGATGAATTAAATGAAGCTATTATTGGAGAAATTCCTCCTTTTTATATCGTGGTTGAGAATGGTTTAAAATATAAAATTAACTTTTTTAACAAAAATATCGGAATTTTTTTAGATATGAAAATAGGGCGTGAATATATAAGTTCTATTTGTAATGATAAAAATATTCTAAATCTTTTTTCTTATACTTGTGCCTTTTGTGTCGTTGCAATAAATGCAAAAGCAAAACAAGTTGTAAATGTAGATATGGCAAAAGGTGCTTTAACAACTGGAAGAGAAAATCATCATCTAAATAACCTTGATACTAAAAAAGTAAAATTTATGCCTTATGATATTTTAAAATCATGGAATAGAATAAAAAAAGAAGGACCTTATGATATTATCATAATTGATCCTCCATCTTTTCAAAAAGGAAGTTTTGCAGCAACAAAAGATTATGAAAAAATCATAAAAAAACTTCCTGAACTTGCAAGCGAAAACTGTATAGTTTTATCGTGTTTAAATGCTCCTGAACTTGATAGTGATTTTATAAAACAGAAATTTGAAGAGTTTGCTCCTACTTTTAAATTTGAAAAAAGACTAGAAAATTTAAAAGAATTTATCACAAATAATGAAGAAAAATCATTAAAGAATCTTATATTTAAAAAACAGAACTCTAATTAA
- a CDS encoding HD domain-containing phosphohydrolase produces MNYIKILGSSGSKSKNLGTTSFQISKDIIIDTGNVINILGDKSSLINHIFLTHSHSDHIVDLPFLLDSFFENRKETLTIYASKETIEVLKEHTFNDKVWPDFSKINLIGSEKKSLAFKEIKENEETIIDNYRIKAINAIHIEGSFGFVITKDEKEAYIISGDTYINEKIVEEINLNQKIKLLIIECSFPNRMEKLAFDSKHLTPNTLKEMLNKINRDIQIFIYHIKHLYLEEIKTQLNEIKVFKNGGKILEDGDIIHINSGKIDYELLDHTIFERIMNINLELSSELDKDKLYEMILTLTRELTHSDGGTLYIKSDDKKYLDFKIVQNDSLNIYLGGKEKISWNSLPLYLEDGEENKSMVAVVSALENRIINIPDVYECENYNFEGTKNFDKSTGYRSKSMLVIPLINHEKDVIGVIQLINKNINQTETISYNEYDEKIIKALSSQAAMALTNSQLILSLEKFLESFVSTIASAIDAKSKHTLNHITKMAKLAPLIAQSISLDETVYNNVKYSKNNLKEIELAAKLHDIGKISMPEWIIDKATKLQHVVDGIEIIKERIEILKRDFEIEYLKNIITKEEYEVKISNLEDDFRFIEKSNIGSEFMKKEDLEKIEKISSYKYLKNGELISLINEREKYNLSIQKGTLTNEEKDKMNSHAQLSYDMLSVLPFPKKYENVMHIAVNHHEKLNGKGYPRGLSEEELVLEDRIMILADIFEALTSNDRPYKETKKLSEVFRILDFMVKDGEIDGKLLAFFKDSEALKTYIDEELLKEQIDDFK; encoded by the coding sequence ATGAATTATATAAAAATATTAGGCTCAAGTGGAAGTAAATCAAAGAACTTAGGAACAACATCATTCCAAATATCAAAAGATATTATTATTGATACAGGAAATGTTATTAATATTTTAGGTGATAAATCTTCACTAATAAATCATATATTTTTAACTCATTCACATTCTGACCACATAGTCGATTTACCTTTTTTATTAGATAGTTTTTTTGAAAACAGAAAAGAAACTCTTACTATTTATGCTTCAAAAGAAACGATTGAAGTTTTAAAAGAACATACTTTTAATGATAAAGTTTGGCCTGATTTTTCTAAAATAAATTTAATTGGAAGTGAAAAGAAATCCTTAGCTTTCAAGGAAATAAAAGAAAATGAAGAAACTATTATTGATAACTATAGAATAAAAGCTATAAATGCAATACATATTGAAGGTTCATTTGGATTTGTTATTACAAAAGATGAAAAAGAGGCTTATATTATAAGTGGTGACACATATATAAATGAAAAAATAGTTGAGGAGATAAATTTAAATCAAAAAATAAAATTGTTGATTATTGAGTGTTCTTTTCCAAATAGAATGGAAAAACTTGCATTTGATAGTAAACATTTAACGCCAAATACATTAAAAGAGATGTTAAATAAAATAAATAGAGATATTCAAATATTTATTTACCATATTAAACATTTATATTTAGAAGAGATAAAAACTCAATTAAATGAAATAAAAGTTTTTAAAAATGGTGGAAAAATTTTAGAAGATGGAGATATTATTCATATAAATAGTGGGAAAATAGATTATGAATTATTGGACCATACAATATTTGAAAGAATTATGAATATAAATTTAGAATTATCAAGTGAATTGGATAAAGATAAATTATACGAAATGATTTTAACTTTAACTAGAGAACTAACTCATAGTGATGGAGGAACTTTATATATAAAATCTGATGATAAAAAATATTTAGATTTTAAAATAGTTCAAAATGATAGTTTGAACATTTATTTGGGAGGAAAAGAGAAAATTTCTTGGAACTCTTTACCTTTATACTTGGAAGATGGAGAAGAAAATAAATCTATGGTTGCTGTTGTTTCTGCTTTAGAAAATAGAATTATTAATATTCCAGATGTTTATGAGTGCGAAAACTATAACTTTGAAGGTACAAAAAACTTTGATAAGTCAACGGGGTATCGATCAAAATCGATGTTAGTTATTCCTTTAATAAACCATGAAAAAGATGTAATAGGAGTAATACAACTAATAAATAAAAATATAAATCAAACAGAAACAATTTCGTATAATGAATATGATGAAAAAATAATAAAAGCATTATCTTCTCAAGCTGCGATGGCTTTAACAAATAGTCAATTAATACTTAGTTTAGAAAAGTTTTTAGAATCTTTTGTTTCTACAATAGCAAGTGCAATAGATGCAAAATCAAAACATACTTTAAATCATATTACTAAAATGGCAAAATTAGCACCATTAATTGCACAATCAATCTCTTTAGATGAAACTGTTTATAACAATGTAAAATATTCAAAAAACAATTTAAAAGAGATAGAATTAGCAGCAAAACTTCATGATATTGGTAAAATTTCAATGCCAGAATGGATTATTGATAAAGCTACAAAACTACAACATGTGGTTGATGGAATAGAAATAATCAAAGAGAGAATAGAAATTTTAAAAAGAGATTTTGAAATAGAATATCTAAAAAATATTATTACAAAAGAAGAATATGAAGTTAAGATTTCTAATTTAGAAGATGATTTTAGATTTATTGAAAAATCTAATATTGGTTCAGAATTTATGAAAAAAGAAGATTTGGAAAAAATTGAAAAAATATCTTCATACAAATATTTAAAAAATGGTGAATTAATTTCTTTAATAAATGAAAGAGAAAAATATAATCTATCAATTCAAAAAGGTACTTTGACAAATGAAGAGAAAGATAAGATGAACTCTCATGCACAACTTTCTTATGATATGTTATCAGTCTTGCCTTTCCCTAAAAAATATGAAAATGTAATGCATATTGCTGTAAATCATCATGAAAAATTAAATGGAAAAGGTTATCCAAGAGGATTAAGTGAAGAAGAGCTGGTTTTAGAAGATAGAATTATGATTTTAGCTGATATTTTTGAAGCTTTGACATCAAATGATAGACCATATAAAGAGACTAAAAAACTTTCAGAAGTATTTAGAATTTTGGATTTTATGGTAAAAGATGGAGAAATTGATGGAAAATTATTAGCTTTTTTTAAAGATAGTGAAGCTTTAAAAACTTATATAGATGAAGAGTTATTAAAAGAGCAAATAGATGATTTTAAATAA
- a CDS encoding FecR family protein: MLKIFTLLLLFASFLFANVGTVSLVEGKATILRNGQTLNANMGDKVENKDIISTQVNSKIKITFIDNTIVTIGKESSLNIEEYIFNSKEAKTELNVLKGAFHTITGQIGKVNPDKFKLKTKSASIGIRGTEFYGDENRIVCTQGRIVVLSNGISVDVPAGNYINIFANQRPSVALPLQNDTLNDIDERLNVNNQNNNSNTNNFNNNPSSPLALENPGLNNQENVDNQNSWGDWNEDLQALLDEKNNAALNNSIQDATNNSVLSVTDPSYVQSLIDAANSTQLSFSGTISSTNLNPGETIVSNSIFLNIYLGGGSNYIDGNYTFSTNQLRNYSGTFFTSTIDKDGFSASDYSDSYINGKFYGQNISSVSGTINMQDPGVSSLSGTFSATR, translated from the coding sequence ATGCTAAAAATATTTACATTACTGCTTTTATTTGCTTCTTTTTTATTTGCAAATGTAGGAACAGTTTCTTTAGTTGAAGGGAAAGCTACTATTCTAAGGAATGGACAAACTCTTAATGCAAATATGGGTGATAAAGTAGAGAATAAAGATATTATTTCTACTCAAGTAAACTCAAAAATAAAAATTACTTTTATTGACAACACTATTGTTACTATAGGAAAAGAGTCTAGTTTAAATATAGAAGAGTATATATTTAACTCAAAAGAAGCTAAAACAGAATTAAATGTCTTAAAAGGAGCTTTCCATACAATAACTGGACAAATTGGAAAAGTTAATCCAGATAAATTTAAACTAAAAACAAAATCTGCTTCAATTGGTATTAGAGGAACTGAATTTTATGGTGATGAAAATAGAATAGTTTGTACACAAGGAAGAATCGTTGTTCTTTCAAATGGTATTTCAGTAGATGTTCCTGCTGGAAATTATATAAATATATTTGCAAATCAAAGACCATCTGTTGCTTTACCTCTTCAAAATGATACTTTAAATGATATAGATGAAAGATTAAATGTAAATAATCAAAATAATAATTCTAATACTAATAACTTCAATAACAATCCAAGTTCTCCTTTAGCCTTAGAAAATCCAGGTTTAAATAATCAAGAAAATGTTGATAATCAAAACTCTTGGGGAGATTGGAATGAAGATTTACAAGCTTTGCTAGATGAAAAGAATAATGCAGCTTTAAATAATTCGATTCAAGATGCAACTAATAATAGTGTACTCAGTGTAACTGATCCTTCTTATGTTCAAAGTTTAATAGATGCAGCAAATTCTACTCAACTATCTTTTTCAGGAACAATCTCTTCGACAAACTTAAATCCAGGGGAAACTATTGTAAGTAACTCTATTTTTCTTAATATTTATTTGGGAGGAGGTAGTAATTATATAGATGGAAATTATACTTTTAGTACGAACCAATTAAGAAATTATAGCGGTACTTTTTTCACTAGCACTATAGATAAAGATGGATTTTCGGCTTCAGATTATAGTGATAGCTACATAAATGGGAAATTTTATGGTCAAAACATTAGTAGTGTAAGTGGTACTATAAATATGCAAGATCCAGGTGTTTCATCACTAAGTGGAACATTCTCAGCAACAAGGTAA
- a CDS encoding tetratricopeptide repeat protein has translation MNKKLLSSFILSTVSLTSVLANENYSNEHFQKAIESYQNRLFQDSYILLQQYTKENKLSSDTTFMLARSAYEIGKFSEALNLYKSMLKENPNNNRVKLELAQTYFQLKQYDEAKALYEEVLKEPDLPQNVRKNIEFTLNSLDKKSQKNFIKTTLGFGYGFDSNVDNNSSDDYAYWGNIPLSIEDKKSDHVTEYILALNHTYKLKDDLTIDNRFVGYIQKYNNEYDNDLSLTVFGTGLSYYTQKSKLSLAFDYNYVWLDNSTYLNNYILTPSFDYQIDANLMYKTKLKLIKKDFKQTQYEFRDSTYYELQNSLAFLTQDFGINTFSFTFGTDNKDKGSHYNVDYDFASLRYENMYPLTKSTILTNGIELYKDIYKENEEFLYGNKRKNDKVIYDLGVIQSINKNLSLGATFRYINNDSNQNIYEYDKYVVKSNIYYSF, from the coding sequence ATGAATAAAAAATTATTATCATCTTTCATTTTAAGTACTGTTTCTTTAACTTCAGTTTTAGCAAATGAGAATTACTCAAATGAGCATTTTCAAAAGGCTATTGAGAGTTATCAAAATAGATTATTTCAAGATAGTTATATCCTTCTTCAACAATATACAAAAGAAAATAAATTATCATCTGATACAACTTTTATGCTTGCAAGAAGCGCTTATGAAATAGGTAAATTTAGTGAAGCTTTAAATTTATACAAAAGTATGTTAAAAGAGAATCCAAATAACAATAGAGTAAAACTAGAACTTGCTCAAACATATTTTCAACTAAAACAATACGATGAAGCAAAAGCTTTATATGAAGAGGTTTTAAAAGAGCCTGATTTACCCCAAAATGTTAGAAAAAATATCGAATTTACTTTAAATTCACTTGACAAAAAATCTCAAAAAAATTTTATAAAAACAACTTTAGGTTTTGGATATGGATTTGACTCAAATGTAGATAATAATTCAAGTGATGATTATGCATATTGGGGAAATATTCCTTTAAGTATAGAAGATAAAAAAAGTGATCACGTTACAGAGTATATTCTTGCTTTAAATCATACATACAAACTAAAAGATGATTTAACTATTGATAATAGATTTGTTGGTTATATTCAAAAATATAACAACGAATATGATAATGATTTAAGTCTTACTGTTTTTGGAACTGGATTGTCTTACTATACGCAAAAATCGAAACTATCTTTAGCATTTGATTATAATTATGTTTGGTTAGACAATAGCACTTATTTGAATAATTATATTCTAACTCCATCATTTGACTATCAAATTGATGCAAATTTGATGTATAAAACTAAACTAAAATTAATCAAAAAAGATTTTAAACAAACGCAATATGAATTTAGAGATTCAACATATTATGAATTACAAAATAGTCTTGCATTCTTAACACAAGATTTTGGAATAAATACATTTAGTTTTACATTTGGAACAGATAATAAAGATAAAGGAAGCCACTATAATGTGGATTATGACTTTGCAAGTTTAAGATATGAAAATATGTATCCACTTACAAAAAGTACAATCTTAACAAATGGCATTGAACTATATAAAGATATTTATAAAGAAAATGAAGAGTTTTTATATGGAAACAAAAGAAAAAATGACAAAGTTATTTATGATTTAGGAGTTATTCAATCTATAAATAAAAATCTCTCTTTAGGAGCAACTTTTAGATATATAAATAATGACTCTAATCAAAATATCTATGAATATGATAAATATGTAGTAAAATCAAATATTTACTACTCTTTCTAA
- a CDS encoding acyltransferase family protein: MGPITLTDDTILSTNIVIAVVLLVLFLTFKKSQHTDVFPISVTNELKGLGILTVVFAHFAYMKVTNADFLFPLSIIAGVGVDLFLFMSGYGLSVGMLKRPMKTLDFYKKRVIKIFIPFWVALIIIFAADAIFLKEYYMATSLTTTGEGGSIALYIFRSMLGFFPTALGFGDVNSPFWYITWMIMFYLLFPIVFFKEKPWLTALILAVIATIIGTFNPGDLGDNWLHRLHTLAFPMGIIAAWLLQVKEGEENKFVTFIKEFRLKKVGLVRYLIIALMFVVVYYVSLHTTANSWPTLSAIFVKGFYVEQLMSLVIMMAFIVIFVLKKVDNKFLAIYGVYSYEVYLIHWPLIGRYDFFFDYLPSWAAVICWLVAFILVSMLLNKIVKPISAWVDKIAK; this comes from the coding sequence ATGGGTCCAATTACTCTTACAGATGATACGATATTATCTACAAATATAGTTATTGCAGTTGTATTACTAGTTTTATTTCTTACTTTTAAGAAATCTCAACATACAGATGTTTTTCCAATATCAGTTACAAATGAGTTAAAAGGTTTAGGAATATTAACAGTTGTATTTGCACACTTTGCATATATGAAAGTTACAAATGCTGACTTTTTATTTCCATTGTCAATTATAGCTGGAGTTGGAGTTGATCTATTCTTATTTATGTCAGGATATGGACTAAGTGTTGGAATGCTTAAAAGACCTATGAAAACTCTTGATTTTTATAAAAAAAGAGTAATAAAAATCTTTATTCCATTTTGGGTAGCTTTAATCATCATTTTTGCAGCAGATGCAATATTTTTAAAAGAGTATTATATGGCTACATCTTTAACTACAACAGGTGAAGGTGGTTCAATTGCTCTTTATATATTTAGATCAATGTTAGGATTTTTCCCAACTGCATTAGGTTTTGGAGATGTTAACTCACCATTTTGGTATATTACATGGATGATAATGTTTTATTTATTATTTCCAATCGTATTTTTCAAAGAGAAACCATGGTTGACAGCTCTTATATTAGCTGTTATTGCAACAATTATTGGAACATTTAATCCTGGAGATTTAGGAGATAATTGGCTTCATAGATTACACACTTTAGCGTTTCCTATGGGAATAATCGCTGCTTGGTTACTTCAAGTAAAAGAGGGTGAAGAAAACAAGTTTGTTACTTTTATAAAAGAGTTTAGACTAAAAAAAGTTGGATTAGTAAGATATTTAATCATTGCTTTAATGTTTGTAGTTGTTTATTATGTATCACTACATACAACAGCAAATTCTTGGCCAACACTAAGTGCAATTTTTGTAAAAGGTTTCTATGTTGAACAATTAATGTCTTTAGTTATTATGATGGCATTTATTGTGATTTTTGTACTTAAAAAAGTTGATAATAAATTTTTAGCAATTTATGGAGTTTATTCTTACGAAGTATATTTAATCCACTGGCCTTTAATTGGAAGATATGATTTCTTCTTTGACTATTTACCATCTTGGGCTGCTGTTATTTGTTGGTTAGTTGCATTTATTTTAGTAAGTATGTTATTAAATAAAATTGTTAAACCAATCAGCGCTTGGGTTGATAAAATAGCAAAATAA
- a CDS encoding CHASE2 domain-containing protein, which translates to MILNKKIKKFSIYFTLSLSLSLFLSAFYIFFPALPDSLDNRLRDYLFTIRGELPNNENIVIVDIDEDSIKNLGQWPWSRDKLAKILENLTLANVGIVGFDIVFAEEDRTSPHKILQDLKIVKKDASNYDLEFANAVENSPVILGYQFDLVKKDNSNVKVPQIPAIFIEKDKPQDKNYLIEAYNTILNIPQIQNKGYSSGFFNNIPDDTGIIRSVPLIISYDENIYPSLALEVIRVINNVQKVVVQYDENGISNIVLDDISIPTDRYGRMLINFRGAERSFKYISAVDVYNNSFDKNDIDGKIVLIGTSAAGLFDLRATPFDSIFPGVEVHANIIDNILMQDFIYKASWLDGTNILIIFILSFIVVMFTTYTAFWANPVIFVSFTISYLFLVYNLLFDYGIVLNILFPIATVLIASIMTTLFDYFYNIKKEEAIKAKFASKVSKNVMDDILKNIDKNEFSAKSKEVTIFFSDIRGFTNISEKLDAKELISFLNRYMQPMSEIIIKYQGTIDKFIGDAIMAYWNAPIDIKNHCDLALKASLEQLEVLEKLNVELQKENLPKIDIGIGLNTGTVIVGEMGSSLRSDYTVIGDTINLGSRVESLCKYYDSKLNISNFTKDKLQEKYIFRFLDLVKVKGKNEPVEIWQVLGKGEAKESLKEELDLYHKAIEFYKNSDFINALEIFESLENNENKTNKNIYKIYITRCKEFIKTPPKNFDGVYEHTTKA; encoded by the coding sequence ATGATTTTAAATAAAAAAATAAAAAAGTTTTCAATATATTTTACTTTATCTTTATCTTTATCACTGTTTCTTTCAGCTTTTTATATATTTTTCCCTGCCTTGCCTGATTCTTTAGATAATAGATTAAGAGATTATTTATTTACAATTAGAGGAGAACTTCCTAATAATGAAAATATAGTTATAGTTGATATCGATGAAGATTCGATTAAAAATTTAGGACAATGGCCTTGGAGTAGGGATAAACTAGCCAAAATCTTAGAAAATTTAACTTTAGCTAATGTTGGAATAGTTGGATTTGATATTGTTTTTGCAGAAGAAGATAGAACTTCTCCACATAAAATTTTACAAGATTTAAAAATTGTAAAAAAAGATGCTTCTAATTATGATTTGGAGTTTGCAAATGCAGTTGAGAATTCGCCAGTTATCTTAGGTTATCAGTTTGATTTAGTAAAAAAAGATAATTCAAATGTTAAAGTTCCTCAAATTCCAGCAATATTTATAGAAAAAGACAAACCTCAAGATAAAAACTATTTAATAGAAGCTTATAATACTATTTTAAATATACCTCAAATTCAAAATAAAGGTTACTCAAGCGGTTTTTTCAATAATATTCCAGATGATACAGGAATTATAAGAAGTGTTCCATTGATTATTTCATATGATGAAAATATTTATCCTTCTTTAGCTTTGGAAGTTATTAGAGTTATAAACAATGTACAAAAAGTTGTAGTTCAATATGATGAAAATGGAATATCAAATATTGTTTTGGATGATATTTCAATCCCAACTGATAGATATGGAAGAATGTTAATAAACTTTAGAGGTGCTGAAAGAAGTTTTAAATATATTAGTGCAGTTGATGTTTATAATAATAGTTTTGATAAAAATGATATAGATGGAAAAATTGTGCTTATAGGAACTAGTGCAGCTGGACTTTTTGATTTAAGAGCAACCCCATTTGATTCTATTTTTCCTGGAGTTGAAGTTCATGCAAATATAATAGATAATATTTTAATGCAAGATTTTATTTATAAAGCATCATGGCTTGATGGTACAAATATTTTAATAATATTTATTTTATCTTTTATAGTAGTAATGTTTACAACTTATACTGCTTTTTGGGCAAATCCTGTAATTTTTGTCTCTTTTACTATAAGTTATCTTTTTTTAGTTTATAACTTATTATTTGACTATGGAATTGTTTTAAATATACTTTTTCCTATAGCTACAGTTTTAATTGCATCTATTATGACTACTTTATTTGATTATTTTTATAATATAAAAAAAGAAGAGGCTATAAAAGCAAAATTTGCCTCAAAAGTTTCAAAAAATGTTATGGATGATATTTTAAAAAATATTGATAAAAATGAGTTTAGTGCAAAAAGTAAAGAAGTAACAATATTTTTTAGTGATATTAGAGGATTTACAAATATTTCGGAAAAACTTGATGCAAAAGAGTTAATAAGTTTTTTAAATAGATATATGCAACCTATGAGTGAAATTATTATCAAATATCAAGGAACTATTGATAAATTTATTGGTGATGCCATTATGGCTTATTGGAATGCTCCAATTGATATAAAAAATCATTGTGATTTAGCTTTAAAAGCAAGTCTTGAACAACTTGAAGTATTAGAAAAGTTAAATGTTGAACTTCAAAAAGAGAATTTACCAAAAATAGATATAGGAATAGGTCTAAATACAGGAACTGTTATCGTTGGTGAAATGGGAAGTAGTTTAAGAAGTGATTATACAGTTATAGGAGATACAATAAATCTTGGTTCAAGAGTTGAATCTTTATGTAAATATTATGATTCTAAGTTAAATATTTCAAACTTTACGAAAGATAAATTACAAGAAAAATATATATTTAGATTTTTAGATTTGGTAAAAGTAAAAGGAAAAAATGAACCAGTTGAAATCTGGCAAGTTTTAGGAAAAGGTGAAGCAAAAGAAAGTTTAAAAGAAGAGTTAGACTTATATCATAAAGCAATAGAGTTTTACAAAAATAGTGATTTTATAAATGCATTAGAAATATTTGAAAGTTTAGAAAACAATGAAAATAAAACAAATAAAAATATTTATAAGATTTATATAACTAGATGTAAAGAGTTTATAAAAACACCACCAAAGAATTTTGATGGTGTTTATGAGCATACAACAAAAGCTTAG